In a genomic window of Meriones unguiculatus strain TT.TT164.6M chromosome 8, Bangor_MerUng_6.1, whole genome shotgun sequence:
- the Kyat1 gene encoding kynurenine--oxoglutarate transaminase 1 isoform X1, whose translation MAKQLQARRLDGIDRNPWVEFIKLSKEYDAVNLGQGFPDFSPPDFAVQAFQQATSGDFMLNQYTMAFGYPPLTKILASFFGKLLGQELDPLKNVLVTVGAYGALFSAFQALVDEGDEVIIIEPAFDCYEPMTLMAGGHPVFVPLRQSPAPKGQLESSNDWQLDPTELASKFTPRTKALVLNTPNNPLGKVFSKMELELVADLCQQHDVLCISDEVYQWLVYDGHQHVSIASLPNMWGRTLTIGSAGKTFSATGWKVGWVMGPDHIMKHLRTVHQNSIFHCPTQAQAAVAQCFEQEQQHFGQPSSYFLQLPQAMQLNRDHMIRSLQSVGLKPLIPQGSYFLVADISDFKSKMPDLPGAVDEPYDRRFVKWMIKNKGFFLPRAWWPSLPPSSSVNLIRRNLTTTSDFVL comes from the exons ATGGCCAAACAGCTGCAGGCTCGAAGGCTGGACGGGATCGATCGCAACCCCTG GGTGGAGTTTATAAAACTCTCCAAGGAGTATGATGCTGTGAACTTGGGCCAGGGCTTCCCTGACTTCTCACCTCCGGACTTTGCTGTGCAAGCTTTTCAGCAGGCCACCAGTGGGGACTTCATGCTCAACCAGTACACCATGGCATTT GGCTATCCACCACTGACAAAGATCCTGGCAAGTTTCTTTGGCAAGCTGCTGGGACAAGAGTTGGACCCACTCAAGAATGTGCTGGTGACAGTGGGTGCCTACGGGGCTTTGTTCTCAGCCTTTCAGGCCCTGGTGGATGAAGGAGATGAG GTCATCATCATAGAACCTGCTTTTGATTGTTATGAACCCATGACACTGATGGCTGGAGGTCACCCCGTGTTTGTGCCCCTCAGGCAG AGCCCTGCTCCTAAGGGACAACTAGAATCCAGCAATGACTGGCAACTGGACCCCACAGAACTGGCCAGCAAGTTCACACCTCGCACCAAGGCCCTGGTCCTCAACACACCTAACAACCCTTTGGGAAAG GTGTTCTCTAAGATGGAGCTGGAGCTGGTGGCTGATCTGTGCCAGCAGCATGATGTCCTGTGCATCTCTGATGAGGTCTACCAGTGGCTGGTCTATGATGGGCACCAGCACGTCAGCATCG CCAGCCTCCCTAACATGTGGGGACGGACCCTGACCATCGGAAGTGCAGGCAAAACCTTCAGTGCTACGGGCTGGAAG GTGGGCTGGGTTATGGGTCCAGATCACATCATGAAGCACCTGCGGACTGTGCACCAGAACTCTATCTTCCACTGCCCCACCCAGGCCCAG GCCGCAGTAGCCCAGTGCTTTGAGCAGGAACAGCAACACTTCGGACAACCCAGCAGCTACTTTTTGCAGCTCCCACAGGCCATGCAGTTAAACCGAGACCACATGATCCGTAGCCTGCAGTCTGTGGGCCTCAAGCCCTTAATCCCCCAGGGCAGCTACTTCCTCGTTGCAGACATCTCAGACTTCA AGAGCAAGATGCCTGACCTGCCTGGAGCTGTGGATGAGCCCTATGACAGACGCTTTGTCAAGTGGATGATCAAAAACAAG ggcttcttcctccccagggccTGGTGGCCAtccctgcctccatcttcttcaGTCAACCTCATCAGAAGGAATTTGACCACTACGTCCGATTTTGTTTTGTGA
- the Kyat1 gene encoding kynurenine--oxoglutarate transaminase 1 isoform X5, with amino-acid sequence MAKQLQARRLDGIDRNPWVEFIKLSKEYDAVNLGQGFPDFSPPDFAVQAFQQATSGDFMLNQYTMAFGYPPLTKILASFFGKLLGQELDPLKNVLVTVGAYGALFSAFQALVDEGDEVIIIEPAFDCYEPMTLMAGGHPVFVPLRQSPAPKGQLESSNDWQLDPTELASKFTPRTKALVLNTPNNPLGKVFSKMELELVADLCQQHDVLCISDEVYQWLVYDGHQHVSIASLPNMWGRTLTIGSAGKTFSATGWKVGWVMGPDHIMKHLRTVHQNSIFHCPTQAQAAVAQCFEQEQQHFGQPSSYFLQLPQAMQLNRDHMIRSLQSVGLKPLIPQGSYFLVADISDFKSKMPDLPGAVDEPYDRRFVKWMIKNKGLVAIPASIFFSQPHQKEFDHYVRFCFVKDEATLQAMDGRLQKWKGEPQP; translated from the exons ATGGCCAAACAGCTGCAGGCTCGAAGGCTGGACGGGATCGATCGCAACCCCTG GGTGGAGTTTATAAAACTCTCCAAGGAGTATGATGCTGTGAACTTGGGCCAGGGCTTCCCTGACTTCTCACCTCCGGACTTTGCTGTGCAAGCTTTTCAGCAGGCCACCAGTGGGGACTTCATGCTCAACCAGTACACCATGGCATTT GGCTATCCACCACTGACAAAGATCCTGGCAAGTTTCTTTGGCAAGCTGCTGGGACAAGAGTTGGACCCACTCAAGAATGTGCTGGTGACAGTGGGTGCCTACGGGGCTTTGTTCTCAGCCTTTCAGGCCCTGGTGGATGAAGGAGATGAG GTCATCATCATAGAACCTGCTTTTGATTGTTATGAACCCATGACACTGATGGCTGGAGGTCACCCCGTGTTTGTGCCCCTCAGGCAG AGCCCTGCTCCTAAGGGACAACTAGAATCCAGCAATGACTGGCAACTGGACCCCACAGAACTGGCCAGCAAGTTCACACCTCGCACCAAGGCCCTGGTCCTCAACACACCTAACAACCCTTTGGGAAAG GTGTTCTCTAAGATGGAGCTGGAGCTGGTGGCTGATCTGTGCCAGCAGCATGATGTCCTGTGCATCTCTGATGAGGTCTACCAGTGGCTGGTCTATGATGGGCACCAGCACGTCAGCATCG CCAGCCTCCCTAACATGTGGGGACGGACCCTGACCATCGGAAGTGCAGGCAAAACCTTCAGTGCTACGGGCTGGAAG GTGGGCTGGGTTATGGGTCCAGATCACATCATGAAGCACCTGCGGACTGTGCACCAGAACTCTATCTTCCACTGCCCCACCCAGGCCCAG GCCGCAGTAGCCCAGTGCTTTGAGCAGGAACAGCAACACTTCGGACAACCCAGCAGCTACTTTTTGCAGCTCCCACAGGCCATGCAGTTAAACCGAGACCACATGATCCGTAGCCTGCAGTCTGTGGGCCTCAAGCCCTTAATCCCCCAGGGCAGCTACTTCCTCGTTGCAGACATCTCAGACTTCA AGAGCAAGATGCCTGACCTGCCTGGAGCTGTGGATGAGCCCTATGACAGACGCTTTGTCAAGTGGATGATCAAAAACAAG ggccTGGTGGCCAtccctgcctccatcttcttcaGTCAACCTCATCAGAAGGAATTTGACCACTACGTCCGATTTTGTTTTGTGAAG GATGAGGCCACACTCCAGGCCATGGATGGGAGGCTGCAGAAGTGGAAAGGAGAGCCCCAGCCCTGA
- the Kyat1 gene encoding kynurenine--oxoglutarate transaminase 1 isoform X3, with translation MAKQLQARRLDGIDRNPWVEFIKLSKEYDAVNLGQGFPDFSPPDFAVQAFQQATSGDFMLNQYTMAFVIIIEPAFDCYEPMTLMAGGHPVFVPLRQSPAPKGQLESSNDWQLDPTELASKFTPRTKALVLNTPNNPLGKVFSKMELELVADLCQQHDVLCISDEVYQWLVYDGHQHVSIASLPNMWGRTLTIGSAGKTFSATGWKVGWVMGPDHIMKHLRTVHQNSIFHCPTQAQAAVAQCFEQEQQHFGQPSSYFLQLPQAMQLNRDHMIRSLQSVGLKPLIPQGSYFLVADISDFKSKMPDLPGAVDEPYDRRFVKWMIKNKGLVAIPASIFFSQPHQKEFDHYVRFCFVKDEATLQAMDGRLQKWKGEPQP, from the exons ATGGCCAAACAGCTGCAGGCTCGAAGGCTGGACGGGATCGATCGCAACCCCTG GGTGGAGTTTATAAAACTCTCCAAGGAGTATGATGCTGTGAACTTGGGCCAGGGCTTCCCTGACTTCTCACCTCCGGACTTTGCTGTGCAAGCTTTTCAGCAGGCCACCAGTGGGGACTTCATGCTCAACCAGTACACCATGGCATTT GTCATCATCATAGAACCTGCTTTTGATTGTTATGAACCCATGACACTGATGGCTGGAGGTCACCCCGTGTTTGTGCCCCTCAGGCAG AGCCCTGCTCCTAAGGGACAACTAGAATCCAGCAATGACTGGCAACTGGACCCCACAGAACTGGCCAGCAAGTTCACACCTCGCACCAAGGCCCTGGTCCTCAACACACCTAACAACCCTTTGGGAAAG GTGTTCTCTAAGATGGAGCTGGAGCTGGTGGCTGATCTGTGCCAGCAGCATGATGTCCTGTGCATCTCTGATGAGGTCTACCAGTGGCTGGTCTATGATGGGCACCAGCACGTCAGCATCG CCAGCCTCCCTAACATGTGGGGACGGACCCTGACCATCGGAAGTGCAGGCAAAACCTTCAGTGCTACGGGCTGGAAG GTGGGCTGGGTTATGGGTCCAGATCACATCATGAAGCACCTGCGGACTGTGCACCAGAACTCTATCTTCCACTGCCCCACCCAGGCCCAG GCCGCAGTAGCCCAGTGCTTTGAGCAGGAACAGCAACACTTCGGACAACCCAGCAGCTACTTTTTGCAGCTCCCACAGGCCATGCAGTTAAACCGAGACCACATGATCCGTAGCCTGCAGTCTGTGGGCCTCAAGCCCTTAATCCCCCAGGGCAGCTACTTCCTCGTTGCAGACATCTCAGACTTCA AGAGCAAGATGCCTGACCTGCCTGGAGCTGTGGATGAGCCCTATGACAGACGCTTTGTCAAGTGGATGATCAAAAACAAG ggccTGGTGGCCAtccctgcctccatcttcttcaGTCAACCTCATCAGAAGGAATTTGACCACTACGTCCGATTTTGTTTTGTGAAG GATGAGGCCACACTCCAGGCCATGGATGGGAGGCTGCAGAAGTGGAAAGGAGAGCCCCAGCCCTGA
- the Spout1 gene encoding putative methyltransferase C9orf114 homolog has product MAEKPRKRPCGPGEHGQRVEWRKWKQQKKEEKKKWKDLKIMKNLERQRAQEEQAKRQEEEAAAQKSNLGRPYTLSVALPGSILDNAQSPELRTYLAGQIARACTIFCVDEIVVFDEEGQDTKTVEGEFKGVGKKGQACVQLARVLQYLECPQYLRKAFFPKHQDLQFAGILNPLDSPHHMRQDEDSEFREGVVVDRPTKAGHGSLVNCGMKKEVKIDKKLEPGLRVTVRLNQQQLPECKTYKGTVVSSQDPRTKAGLYWGYTVRLASCLSAVFAEAPFQDGYDLTIGTSERGSSVASAQLPSFRHALVVFGGLQGLEAGVDADPNLEVAEPSVLFDFYVNTCPSQGSRTIRTEEAILISLAALQPGLTQAGSQTT; this is encoded by the exons ATGGCGGAGAAGCCGAGGAAGCGTCCGTGTGGCCCT gGTGAACACGGCCAAAGGGTTGAATGGCGAAAATGGAAGCAGCAGA agaaagaggagaagaagaagtggAAGGACCTCAAGATAATGAAAAACCTGGAGCGGCAGCGTGCTCAGGAGGAACAGGCTAAGCGCCAGGAGGAGGAGGCTGCTGCGCAGAAGAGCAACCTAG GACGGCCTTACACTCTGAGCGTGGCCCTGCCAGGCTCCATCCTGGACAACGCACAGTCGCCTGAGCTTCGCACCTACCTGGCTGGCCAGATCGCCAGAGCCTGCACCATCTTCTGTGTGGATGAGATTGTGGTGTTTGATGAGGAAGGCCAAGATACCAA AACTGTGGAAGGGGAATTCAAGGGGGTTGGCAAGAAAGGGCAGGCATGTGTGCAGCTGGCCCGCGTCCTGCAGTACCTGGAGTGTCCTCA GTACCTGAGAAAGGCGTTCTTCCCCAAACACCAGGATCTGCAGTTTGCAG GGATCCTCAATCCCTTGGATAGTCCTCATCACATGCGTCAGGATGAGGACTCTGAGTTCCGAGAAGGCGTTGTGGTGGACCGGCCCACCAAGGCAGGCCATGGCTCTCTGGTCAACTGTGGCATGAAGAAG GAGGTGAAGATTGACAAGAAACTGGAACCCGGACTTCGGGTGACCGTGCGACTGAACCAGCAGCAGCTCCCAG AATGCAAGACATACAAGGGAACAGTCGTGTCATCGCAGGACCCCCGCACCAAAGCTGGCCTCTACTGGGGCTACACTGTTCGACTGGCCTCCTGTCTCA GTGCCGTGTTTGCTGAGGCTCCCTTCCAGGATGGGTACGACCTGACCATTGGGACATCAGAACGAGGCTCCAGCGTGGCCTCTGCCCAGCTGCCCAGCTTCAG gcatgctcttgtggtgtttgggggcctcCAAGGGCTAGAAGCTGGAGTAGATGCTGACCCCAACCTTGAAGTGGCTGAACCCAGTGTCCTCTTCGACTTTTATGTCAACACGTGTCCTAGCCAGGGCAGCCGTACCATCCGCACTGAG GAAGCCATACTCATCTCCCTGGCTGCTCTGCAGCCTGGTCTCACCCAGGCGGGTTCCCAGACCACCTGA
- the Kyat1 gene encoding kynurenine--oxoglutarate transaminase 1 isoform X2 produces MLRSTAAISVHLACPLWGRKAGASLARCLHQSLTMAKQLQARRLDGIDRNPWVEFIKLSKEYDAVNLGQGFPDFSPPDFAVQAFQQATSGDFMLNQYTMAFGYPPLTKILASFFGKLLGQELDPLKNVLVTVGAYGALFSAFQALVDEGDEVIIIEPAFDCYEPMTLMAGGHPVFVPLRQSPAPKGQLESSNDWQLDPTELASKFTPRTKALVLNTPNNPLGKVFSKMELELVADLCQQHDVLCISDEVYQWLVYDGHQHVSIASLPNMWGRTLTIGSAGKTFSATGWKVGWVMGPDHIMKHLRTVHQNSIFHCPTQAQAAVAQCFEQEQQHFGQPSSYFLQLPQAMQLNRDHMIRSLQSVGLKPLIPQGSYFLVADISDFKSKMPDLPGAVDEPYDRRFVKWMIKNKGLVAIPASIFFSQPHQKEFDHYVRFCFVKDEATLQAMDGRLQKWKGEPQP; encoded by the exons ATGTTGAGGAGTACAGCAGCCATCTCAGTGCACCTGGCATGTCCACTCTGGGGAAGGAAGGCTGGAGCCTCACTCGCTCGGTGTTTGCACCAGTCT CTCACCATGGCCAAACAGCTGCAGGCTCGAAGGCTGGACGGGATCGATCGCAACCCCTG GGTGGAGTTTATAAAACTCTCCAAGGAGTATGATGCTGTGAACTTGGGCCAGGGCTTCCCTGACTTCTCACCTCCGGACTTTGCTGTGCAAGCTTTTCAGCAGGCCACCAGTGGGGACTTCATGCTCAACCAGTACACCATGGCATTT GGCTATCCACCACTGACAAAGATCCTGGCAAGTTTCTTTGGCAAGCTGCTGGGACAAGAGTTGGACCCACTCAAGAATGTGCTGGTGACAGTGGGTGCCTACGGGGCTTTGTTCTCAGCCTTTCAGGCCCTGGTGGATGAAGGAGATGAG GTCATCATCATAGAACCTGCTTTTGATTGTTATGAACCCATGACACTGATGGCTGGAGGTCACCCCGTGTTTGTGCCCCTCAGGCAG AGCCCTGCTCCTAAGGGACAACTAGAATCCAGCAATGACTGGCAACTGGACCCCACAGAACTGGCCAGCAAGTTCACACCTCGCACCAAGGCCCTGGTCCTCAACACACCTAACAACCCTTTGGGAAAG GTGTTCTCTAAGATGGAGCTGGAGCTGGTGGCTGATCTGTGCCAGCAGCATGATGTCCTGTGCATCTCTGATGAGGTCTACCAGTGGCTGGTCTATGATGGGCACCAGCACGTCAGCATCG CCAGCCTCCCTAACATGTGGGGACGGACCCTGACCATCGGAAGTGCAGGCAAAACCTTCAGTGCTACGGGCTGGAAG GTGGGCTGGGTTATGGGTCCAGATCACATCATGAAGCACCTGCGGACTGTGCACCAGAACTCTATCTTCCACTGCCCCACCCAGGCCCAG GCCGCAGTAGCCCAGTGCTTTGAGCAGGAACAGCAACACTTCGGACAACCCAGCAGCTACTTTTTGCAGCTCCCACAGGCCATGCAGTTAAACCGAGACCACATGATCCGTAGCCTGCAGTCTGTGGGCCTCAAGCCCTTAATCCCCCAGGGCAGCTACTTCCTCGTTGCAGACATCTCAGACTTCA AGAGCAAGATGCCTGACCTGCCTGGAGCTGTGGATGAGCCCTATGACAGACGCTTTGTCAAGTGGATGATCAAAAACAAG ggccTGGTGGCCAtccctgcctccatcttcttcaGTCAACCTCATCAGAAGGAATTTGACCACTACGTCCGATTTTGTTTTGTGAAG GATGAGGCCACACTCCAGGCCATGGATGGGAGGCTGCAGAAGTGGAAAGGAGAGCCCCAGCCCTGA
- the Kyat1 gene encoding kynurenine--oxoglutarate transaminase 1 isoform X4, translated as MRYYGKSGGETQNDLTMAKQLQARRLDGIDRNPWVEFIKLSKEYDAVNLGQGFPDFSPPDFAVQAFQQATSGDFMLNQYTMAFGYPPLTKILASFFGKLLGQELDPLKNVLVTVGAYGALFSAFQALVDEGDEVIIIEPAFDCYEPMTLMAGGHPVFVPLRQSPAPKGQLESSNDWQLDPTELASKFTPRTKALVLNTPNNPLGKVFSKMELELVADLCQQHDVLCISDEVYQWLVYDGHQHVSIASLPNMWGRTLTIGSAGKTFSATGWKVGWVMGPDHIMKHLRTVHQNSIFHCPTQAQAAVAQCFEQEQQHFGQPSSYFLQLPQAMQLNRDHMIRSLQSVGLKPLIPQGSYFLVADISDFKSKMPDLPGAVDEPYDRRFVKWMIKNKGLVAIPASIFFSQPHQKEFDHYVRFCFVKDEATLQAMDGRLQKWKGEPQP; from the exons CTCACCATGGCCAAACAGCTGCAGGCTCGAAGGCTGGACGGGATCGATCGCAACCCCTG GGTGGAGTTTATAAAACTCTCCAAGGAGTATGATGCTGTGAACTTGGGCCAGGGCTTCCCTGACTTCTCACCTCCGGACTTTGCTGTGCAAGCTTTTCAGCAGGCCACCAGTGGGGACTTCATGCTCAACCAGTACACCATGGCATTT GGCTATCCACCACTGACAAAGATCCTGGCAAGTTTCTTTGGCAAGCTGCTGGGACAAGAGTTGGACCCACTCAAGAATGTGCTGGTGACAGTGGGTGCCTACGGGGCTTTGTTCTCAGCCTTTCAGGCCCTGGTGGATGAAGGAGATGAG GTCATCATCATAGAACCTGCTTTTGATTGTTATGAACCCATGACACTGATGGCTGGAGGTCACCCCGTGTTTGTGCCCCTCAGGCAG AGCCCTGCTCCTAAGGGACAACTAGAATCCAGCAATGACTGGCAACTGGACCCCACAGAACTGGCCAGCAAGTTCACACCTCGCACCAAGGCCCTGGTCCTCAACACACCTAACAACCCTTTGGGAAAG GTGTTCTCTAAGATGGAGCTGGAGCTGGTGGCTGATCTGTGCCAGCAGCATGATGTCCTGTGCATCTCTGATGAGGTCTACCAGTGGCTGGTCTATGATGGGCACCAGCACGTCAGCATCG CCAGCCTCCCTAACATGTGGGGACGGACCCTGACCATCGGAAGTGCAGGCAAAACCTTCAGTGCTACGGGCTGGAAG GTGGGCTGGGTTATGGGTCCAGATCACATCATGAAGCACCTGCGGACTGTGCACCAGAACTCTATCTTCCACTGCCCCACCCAGGCCCAG GCCGCAGTAGCCCAGTGCTTTGAGCAGGAACAGCAACACTTCGGACAACCCAGCAGCTACTTTTTGCAGCTCCCACAGGCCATGCAGTTAAACCGAGACCACATGATCCGTAGCCTGCAGTCTGTGGGCCTCAAGCCCTTAATCCCCCAGGGCAGCTACTTCCTCGTTGCAGACATCTCAGACTTCA AGAGCAAGATGCCTGACCTGCCTGGAGCTGTGGATGAGCCCTATGACAGACGCTTTGTCAAGTGGATGATCAAAAACAAG ggccTGGTGGCCAtccctgcctccatcttcttcaGTCAACCTCATCAGAAGGAATTTGACCACTACGTCCGATTTTGTTTTGTGAAG GATGAGGCCACACTCCAGGCCATGGATGGGAGGCTGCAGAAGTGGAAAGGAGAGCCCCAGCCCTGA
- the Endog gene encoding endonuclease G, mitochondrial yields MRALRTGLILALGAGLGAAAEHWRRRAGGAPGLLGRVPVLPAVAADLPALPGGPAGGTGELAKYGLPGVAQLRSRESYVLSYDPRTRGALWVLEQLRPERLRGDGDRRACDFREDDSVHAYHRATNADYRGSGFDRGHLAAAANHRWSQRAMDDTFYLSNVAPQVPQLNQNAWNSLEKYTRSLTRTYQNVYVCTGPLFLPRTEADGKSYVKYEVIGKNHVAVPTHFFKVLILEAASGQIELRSYVMPNAPVDETIPLERFLVPIESIERASGLLFVPNILARAGNLKAITAGSK; encoded by the exons ATGCGTGCCCTGCGGACCGGCTTGATCCTGGCGCTGGGCGCGGGGCTGGGCGCGGCGGCAGAGCACTGGCGGCGGCGGGCGGGGGGCGCGCCGGGGCTGCTGGGCCGAGTGCCGGTGTTGCCGGCGGTCGCGGCCGATCTGCCCGCGCTGCCGGGGGGGCCGGCGGGCGGCACTGGGGAGCTGGCCAAGTACGGGCTGCCCGGTGTGGCGCAGCTCCGCAGCCGCGAGTCCTACGTGCTGAGCTACGACCCGCGCACGCGCGGTGCGCTCTGGGTATTGGAACAGCTGCGGCCGGAGCGCCTCCGCGGCGACGGCGACCGTCGGGCGTGCGACTTCCGCGAGGACGACTCCGTGCACGCTTACCACCGAGCCACCAATGCGGACTACCGCGGCAGCGGCTTTGACCGAGGCCACCTGGCCGCCGCCGCCAACCACCGCTGGAGCCAGCGGGCCATGGACGACACTTTCTACCTGAGCAACGTGGCCCCCCAG GTGCCACAGCTCAACCAGAATGCCTGGAACAGCCTTGAGAAGTACACCCGCAGCTTGACTCGCACTTACCAAAATGTCTATGTCTGCACGGGGCCCCTCTTCCTGCCCAG GACTGAGGCTGATGGGAAGTCCTATGTGAAGTACGAGGTGATTGGGAAGAACCACGTGGCAGTGCCCACACACTTCTTCAAGGTGCTGATCCTGGAGGCCGCCAGTGGGCAGATCGAGCTTCGTTCCTACGTGATGCCCAACGCCCCTGTGGATGAGACTATTCCCTTGGAGCGCTTCCTGGTGCCCATCGAGAGCATCGAGCGGGCCTCGGGATTGCTCTTTGTGCCCAATATTCTGGCTAGAGCTGGAAACCTCAAGGCCATCACTGCTGGCAGCAAGTGA